In Pochonia chlamydosporia 170 chromosome 3, whole genome shotgun sequence, the following are encoded in one genomic region:
- a CDS encoding alpha-L-fucosidase (similar to Metarhizium robertsii ARSEF 23 XP_007825997.1) encodes MEPNRLWHDPVVEIYSNLITPGIRCSAEGYDLANRRWYCLKVEAEIDDDQLLSSTIAGHLRQYYAANRKEPPWNTIRINADIVEGSLVTFDYQPCDKVNRPIRKSLYYGHKRTDRLPTTDIDNLKNLTYISRSADRCTWNDDQDCVFKRIEFDVDIEVIKDEIQTRETLIRAIHVGQIPATQISGEMVQISGEMVRRFCLVPILAVVIGDRKPWKPGTVAGILMPYAGKDLESLVRNSNADLPLTLTQLLDLVRGVRELAKSGVQHGDITYWNTVT; translated from the coding sequence ATGGAACCGAACCGACTCTGGCACGACCCAGTCGTTGAAATATACAGCAACCTTATAACCCCTGGGATACGATGCTCTGCAGAGGGATACGATCTAGCCAATCGTCGCTGGTACTGTCTAAAGGTCGAAGCAGAGATCGACGATGATCAATTGCTATCATCAACAATCGCTGGGCACCTTCGACAGTATTACGCTGCAAATCGAAAGGAGCCGCCCTGGAATACAATCCGGATAAACGCAGACATCGTGGAGGGCAGCCTAGTCACTTTTGACTACCAACCCTGTGATAAAGTCAACAGACCAATCCGAAAGTCACTTTATTACGGGCACAAACGCACTGATAGATTGCCAACCACGGACATTGACAATCTTAAGAATTTGACCTATATTAGTCGCTCGGCAGACCGGTGTACCTGGAATGACGACCAAGACTGTGTCTTTAAGCGCATTgagtttgatgttgatataGAGGTTATTAAGGACGAGATTCAGACGCGCGAGACTCTTATCCGCGCCATACATGTAGGTCAAATACCAGCGACTCAAATCAGTGGTGAGATGGTTCAAATTAGTGGTGAGATGGTTAGGCGCTTCTGCCTTGTCCCCATTCTTGCCGTTGTTATCGGCGACAGAAAGCCCTGGAAGCCTGGCACTGTTGCAGGCATCCTAATGCCGTATGCTGGCAAGGATTTAGAAAGTTTGGTTCGAAACAGCAACGCCGACCTGCCACTCACCCTAACACAACTTCTCGACCTGGTTCGCGGTGTTCGAGAGCTTGCCAAATCTGGTGTGCAACACGGTGACATAACGTATTGGAACACGGTGACATAA
- a CDS encoding protein kinase-like protein (similar to Metarhizium robertsii ARSEF 23 XP_007824815.1), giving the protein MSSDLSRIGLNWKAKEFDKTNRVAQIDRRTNWNKLCERASNLRGGLHCQPLNHTTNGFYNLVRLLEFADGTLWVARINLSRSVESLAILESEIHVMQLLKARSCLPVPEIFAYEVNENNDVCVPFILMEFIPGNTAMNAAGGYDEHRGRILAQHRPTFYRSVAQCHLQMTALRFPKIGTIVRAPNGQYDVGPLPHLGGPFYTATQFFEAWAKHAKFPRDENDILRGMRNGPVEKVVGAIREFPSQILALASRLSEQDHGPFPLCHGDFIHSNMIVNDHFDVTAIIDWEGSRTLPLELVAFPGFLNILSAQFGSSDRYDEEGLPLDEEERQRWNDRKGYVEMVREFEGTDNVLSTCLSNKKGLALGYLISSYENGKLGFYDEVMREHFGEESEGI; this is encoded by the exons ATGTCATCGGACCTGTCCCGTATTGGTCTCAATTGGAAAGCCAAGGAATTCGATAAGACTAATCGCGTGGCCCAAATTGATCGAAGAACAAACTGGAACAAGCTCTGTGAGCGAGCGTCAAACCTCAGAGGCGGTTTACATTGCCAGCCACTTAATCATACCACCAACGGGTTTTACAATCTTGTACGCCTGCTTGAATTCGCAGATGGTACTCTATGGGTCGCCCGGATCAATTTAAGCAGGTCCGTGGAGTCCTTGGCGATTTTGGAGAGCGAGATCCACGTCATGCAGTTGCTCAAAGCCAGATCCTGTCTTCCAGTACCTGAGATCTTTGCGTATGAGGTTAACGAGAACAATGACGTTTGTGTCCCTTTTATTCTTATGGAATTTATCCCAGGAAATACTGCGATGAATGCTGCAGGCGGCTATGATGAACATCGTGGCCGGATTCTGGCCCAACACCGCCCAACCTTTTATCGCTCCGTGGCCCAATGCCAT CTACAAATGACTGCTCTTCGCTTCCCCAAGATTGGCACCATTGTTAGAGCCCCGAATGGCCAATATGACGTTGGCCCTTTACCGCATCTTGGCGGACCATTTTACACAGCAACCCAATTCTTCGAAGCTTGGGCGAAACACGCCAAATTCCCGCGCGACGAAAACGACATTCTACGTGGAATGCGAAACGGCCCAGTTGAAAAGGTTGTTGGAGCTATTCGAGAGTTTCCATCTCAGATTCTGGCCTTGGCAAGCCGGCTTTCCGAACAGGATCATGGACCGTTTCCCCTCTGTCACGGAGACTTCATTCACAGTAACATGATTGTTAATGACCATTTTGATGTTACTGCTATTATTGATTGGGAGGGTTCACGTACACTTCCGCTAGAGCTTGTTGCATTTCCGGGTTTTCTTAACATTCTTTCAGCCCAGTTTGGCTCAAGTGATAGATATGACGAAGAGGGACTGCCGCTGGACGAGGAAGAAAGGCAACGATGGAATGACAGAAAAGGCTACGTGGAAATGGTTAGAGAGTTTGAGGGCACTGATAATGTGTTGTCTACGTGCCTCAGCAATAAGAAAGGGCTGGCGTTAGGCTATCTCATATCATCGTATGAGAATGGGAAGCTAGGGTTCTATGATGAGGTCATGAGAGAAcattttggagaagaatCGGAAGGCATTTAA
- a CDS encoding ADP-ribosylglycohydrolase family protein (similar to Metarhizium robertsii ARSEF 23 XP_007821210.1), with protein MALESTSLTRRQSKVIGALVGLHTGDSLGASLEFQCHTQIRTQYPNGLREIIGGGLLSWPVGQATDDTDMTRALLLAYHKLREEPHQDVAILAGEYFLNWWRGNWPGRKPGSRPRDIGIATSEGLHKFSKTRDPEKAGAGRGKAGNGSLMRCLPTGLFQSDPNKLVEESMRISMITHDDVRCTISCAVYNHIVAALIGDVSPESAVDAGEILAERLENKKDGDVLKAIRLGRQVSLPKMAKEGPNLSDMKGACSGYVLETLALAIAALIDKRSLEDILVDVVRIGNDTDTNGAVAGGLLGARDGIDGIPERWRAKLQFREEFIKIGLELTPE; from the coding sequence ATGGCCCTCGAGTCCACAAGCCTCACACGACGTCAATCCAAAGTCATCGGCGCCCTGGTAGGCCTCCACACCGGTGACTCCCTTGGTGCCAGTCTCGAATTCCAATGCCACACCCAAATTCGCACCCAGTATCCCAATGGTCTGCGTGAAATCATCGGTGGCGGACTTCTCTCCTGGCCAGTCGGCCAGGCTACCGACGACACGGAcatgacgcgcgccttgcTCCTCGCCTACCACAAGCTCCGTGAGGAGCCGCACCAAGATGTAGCCATCCTCGCGGGGGAGTATTTCCTAAACTGGTGGAGGGGTAACTGGCCTGGGAGAAAGCCTGGTTCCCGGCCTAGAGATATAGGTATTGCCACCAGTGAAGGACTACATAAGTTCTCAAAGACGCGTGATCCTGAAAAGGCCGGTGCGGGGCGAGGAAAGGCAGGGAATGGTAGCTTGATGCGATGTCTACCAACGGGATTATTTCAGAGTGACCCAAATAAGTTAGTCGAGGAGAGCATGCGGATAAGCATGATTACACATGACGACGTGCGCTGTACCATTTCATGCGCTGTTTATAACCACATCGTCGCGGCTTTGATAGGAGATGTAAGTCCGGAGAGTGCAGTTGACGCTGGAGAAATATTAGCAGAGAGGttggagaacaagaaagacGGGGATGTGTTGAAGGCTATAAGACTTGGGAGGCAGGTGTCTCTtccaaagatggcaaaggaAGGGCCAAACTTGAGCGACATGAAGGGTGCGTGTAGTGGGTATGTGTTAGAGACGCTGGCGTTGGCCATAGCAGCATTGATAGATAAGAGGTCCTTGGAGGATATACTAGTTGATGTGGTGAGAATAGGGAACGATACAGATACGAATGGTGCTGTGGCAGGAGGGTTATTGGGCGCAAGGGATGGTATTGATGGTATCCCGGAAAGGTGGAGAGCAAAGTTGCAGTTTAGAGAGGAGTTCATCAAGATTGGGTTGGAGTTGACGCCGGAATAG
- a CDS encoding fructosamine/ketosamine-3-kinase (similar to Metarhizium robertsii ARSEF 23 XP_007819730.2): MSTAYIEKNNGVEVPADAIRIIDPQVVKKLPAETAIKSITAHGASLWTRTAKIETEKDGHAVTYFLKTMFGERGRRIASGEFTAMSTIYKLNPDLVPRPLAWGSYDNIPNVHFLLCEFRNMTDELPAIDKFVSQVAKLHRDGTSPDGRYGFSDETYHGNIAIEHGWSDSWEEYFTRTTRALLDLEQEVQGPSEELLELSTSFFDKVIPRLLRPLETGGRSIKPCLIHGDLWHGNTSTDRDTNVPIIFDAASFYAHNEYELGVWRQPWNKIGKAYRDRYHEYFPTSQPGEDVDDRNALYATRVNILDSILYRDEDTYRKMLIEWMRKLVEKFPGGYEQWEHAHAQIH; this comes from the exons ATGAGTACTGCGTATATTGAGAAGAACAACGGGGTGGAAGTGCCCGCAGACGCCATTCGCATTATAGATCCGCAGGTGGTGAAAA AATTGCCAGCTGAAACAGCAATAAAAAGCATTACCGCCCATGGAGCTAGCTTGTGGACACGGACTGCGAAGATAGAGACTGAGAAAGACGGCCATGCCGTCACATACTTCCTCAAG ACCATGTTTGGGGAGAGAGGAAGACGCATTGCCTCGGGCGAGTTTACAGCCATGTCCACCATTTATAAGCTGAACCCAGATCTGGTACCTCGCCCACTGGCCTGGGGTAGCTACGACAATATTCCAAATGTTCATTTTCTGCTTTGTGAGTTCCGCAACATGACCGATGAGCTGCCAGCCATCGACAAATTCGTGTCTCAAGTAGCCAAACTACACCGAGATGGCACTTCTCCCGACGGGCGGTATGGCTTCTCTGATGAAACTTATCATGGCAATATTGCCATTGAACACGGGTGGTCAGACTCCTGGGAGGAGTATTTCACCCGAACCACTCGCGCCTTGTTAGATCTGGAGCAAGAAGTGCAGGGACCCAGTGAGGAACTGCTTGAGCTTTCAACAAGCTTCTTTGACAAAGTTATCCCACGGCTACTTCGGCCTCTGGAGACCGGCGGTCGATCCATCAAGCCATGTCTAATCCATGGCGACCTATGGCATGGTAACACATCCACGGACAGAGATACCAATGTGCCCATCATTTTTGACGCAGCAAGTTTCTATGCTCATAACGAAT ACGAGCTCGGCGTATGGAGACAGCCTTGGAACAAGATTGGCAAGGCGTACCGGGACAGATACCACGAATACTTTCCAACGTCTCAACCAGgggaagatgttgacgacCGCAACGCATTGTACGCGACGCGGGTGAACATCCTGGACTCAATCCTGTACAGGGATGAAGACACCTACCGTAAAAT GCTCATTGAATGGATGAGGAAGTTAGTGGAGAAATTTCCTGGCGGTTATGAACAGTGGGAGCATGCCCACGCCCAAATACACTAG
- a CDS encoding benzoate 4-monooxygenase cytochrome protein (similar to Eutypa lata UCREL1 XP_007791647.1), producing MSAQPFVNSTRPTEYGPILRVGPNDIDIADGAAISVAYSNKIEFSKSECYPKLAVDGHETIFSTLDSTYRAIRIKVVLPLFSLTSIRQYSSIIDSCATNFVGRLKKDSVSGKPVDVMNLARSFTCDVTTAYLFCEEYGALEETSSQLSASQFVDSFLDVSRFFHLLTVLFNVLRLLAGIISSDDRLNNSVATIDTYIKRMVEGSKANAESYSSRLLDQGISAGETTKHPHMEEINTEEKFTSRLLTMGRYETLRMEVMDLRNLQVDPQALPYFSGVDKDGLRLAMVSPTRLPRKVPASGMNVQGYYFPRSTNVGHGSF from the exons ATGAGTGCTCAACCATTCGTCAACTCAACACgacctacggagtacgggCCTATCTTGCGGGTCGGCCCCaacgacattgacattgcagACGGCGCTGCCATCTCAGTGGCATATTCCAACAAAATTGAGTTTTCAAAGTCCGAGTGCTACCCCAAGTTGGCTGTTGACGGACATGAGACCATCTTTTCAACACTCGACTCAACCTACCGTGCGATTCGTATCAAAGTGGTGTTACCCTTGTTCTCTCTTACCTCAATCAGACAATATAGCAGCATCATTGACAGTTGTGCAACAAATTTCGTGGGTCGGTTGAAGAAGGACTCCGTATCGGGGAAGCCAGTTGATGTCATGAACTTGGCTCGATCATTTACTTGCGACGTCACTACTGCTTATCTATTCTGTGAGGAGTATGGAGCTTTGGAGGAGACGTCTTCGCAGCTATCTGCCTCGCAATTTGTGGACTCATTTCTAGACGTTAGCCGCTTCTTTCATCTCCTAACAGTATTATTTAATGTTTTAAGATTGCTTGCGGGCATAATTTCTTCTGATGATAGACTGAACAACTCAGTTGCTACTATCGACACATACATTAAAAGAATGGTCGAGGGAAGCAAGGCGAATGCGGAGAGTTACTCGAGTCGACTACTGGACCAAGGTATTTCGGCGGGAGAGACAA CGAAGCATCCTCACATGGAAGAAATAAACACCGAGGAGAAATTCACCTCGCGACTTCTGACAATGGGTAGATACGAAACTCTAAGAATGGAAGTCATGGATCTTCGTAATCTACAAGTTGACCCTCAAGCTCTACCTTATTTCAGTGGTGTTGATAAAGATGGCTTGCGTCTTGCCATGGTCAGTCCAACACGGCTCCCTAGAAAGGTTCCAGCATCCGGAATGAATGTTCAAGGATACTACTTTCCACGCAGTACAAATGTTGGTCATGGCTCATTTTAA